The following proteins are encoded in a genomic region of Nicotiana sylvestris chromosome 4, ASM39365v2, whole genome shotgun sequence:
- the LOC104222793 gene encoding auxin transporter-like protein 3, with the protein MASEKVETVIAGNYLEMEREGEEANSNNSVKSKLSNFFWHGGSVYDAWFSCSSNQVAQVLLTLPYSFSQLGMMSGIIFQLFYGLMGSWTAYLISVLYVEYRTRKEREKVDFRNHVIQWFEVLDGLLGKHWRNIGLFFNCTFLLFGSVIQLIACASNIYYINDNLDKRTWTYIFGACCATTVFIPSFHNYRIWSFIGLLMTSYTAWYLTIASLLNGQVEGVKHSGPTTMVLYFTGATNILYTFGGHAVTVEIMHAMWKPQKFKLIYLMATIYVLTLTLPSASAVYWAFGDALLTHSNALALLPRTRFRDAAVVLMLIHQFITFGFACTPLYFVWEKFIRVHDTKSLFKRAMARLPVVIPIWFLAIVFPFFGPINSTVGSLLVSFTVYIIPALAHMVTFASPSARENAVEQPPSFLGRWVGLYCTNIFVVAWVFIVGFGFGGWASMVNFVHQINTFGLFTKCYQCPPHKA; encoded by the exons ATGGCTTCTGAGAAAGTTGAGACTGTTATTGCTGGAAACTACTTGGAAATGGAGAGAGAAGGAGAAGAAGCCAATTCCAATAACTCTGTCAAAAGCAAATTATCGAATTTTTTCTGGCATGGTGGCTCTGTTTATGATGCATGGTTTAGCTGTTCTTCTAACCAG GTTGCTCAAGTGCTACTTACACTGCCATATTCATTTTCACAACTGGGAATGATGTCTGGAATTATTTTCCAACTCTTCTATGGGTTGATGGGAAGCTGGACTGCTTATCTTATAAGTGTTCTCTACGTCGAGTACAGAACTAGAAAGGAACGAGAAAAAGTTGACTTCAGAAACCATGTAATTCAg TGGTTTGAAGTTCTTGACGGACTACTAGGAAAGCATTGGAGGAATATTGGTCTCTTTTTTAACTGCACTTTTCTTCTATTTGGATCAGTCATTCAGCTAATTGCATGTGCAAG TAACATATATTATATTAATGACAATCTTGATAAGAGAACTTGGACTTATATATTTGGAGCCTGTTGTGCTACAACTGTGTTCATTCCTTCATTCCACAACTACAGAATTTGGTCATTTATAGGCCTTCTCATGACAAGTTACACTGCATGGTATCTTACCATAGCTTCTCTTCTCAATGGACAG GTTGAGGGAGTGAAGCACTCAGGACCAACCACAATGGTTCTCTACTTCACTGGTGCTACAAACATTCTTTATACCTTTGGTGGCCATGCTGTCACGGT GGAGATAATGCATGCAATGTGGAAGCCACAGAAGTTCAAGCTTATATATTTGATGGCGACAATTTATGTGCTAACACTGACACTGCCATCAGCAAGTGCCGTCTATTGGGCTTTTGGAGATGCACTTCTCACCCACTCCAATGCTTTGGCTTTGTTACCAAGGACTAGATTTCGAGACGCTGCTGTTGTTCTCATGCTTATTCATCAG TTTATTACATTTGGATTTGCATGTACCCCTTTGTACTTTGTATGGGAGAAATTCATCAGAGTACATGACACAAAGAGCTTGTTCAAGAGAGCAATGGCAAGACTCCCTGTGGTTATTCCAATATGGTTCTTAGCAATTGTTTTCCCCTTCTTCGGTCCCATTAATTCTACTGTTGGATCTCTTCTTGTTAGCTTCACTGTCTACATTATTCCTGCCTTGGCACACATGGTTACTTTTGCTTCTCCATCCGCTAGAGAG AATGCTGTGGAGCAACCACCATCATTCTTGGGAAGGTGGGTTGGATTGTATTGTACCAACATATTTGTGGTGGCATGGGTCTTCATTGTTGGTTTTGGATTTGGAGGGTGGGCAAGCATGGTCAATTTTGTACATCAAATTAACACTTTTGGCCTCTTCACTAAGTGTTATCAATGCCCTCCACATAAGGCTTGA